From the Rhinopithecus roxellana isolate Shanxi Qingling chromosome 5, ASM756505v1, whole genome shotgun sequence genome, the window gcaggatggtgggtgcctgtaatcccagctgctcgggaggctgaggcaaaagaatcatttgaacctgggaggcagaggttgcagtgagccatgatcatgccattgcactccaacctaggcaagagagcatgactccgtctcaaaaaaaaaaaaaaaaagtggaccaCTGAAGCCAGTTATCCAGACACATTTTGCTGGGCTCTCAAAATTGCATAGTTAAAGCATAGTTCAGGCAAACCTGCTGTGGTTTGCTGCTTTTCTGGCTCAAGCAACACTAGTTGTTTTAACATACTCAAAAGCGTTTTTGAGAGTGATAGAAATATTCTACAACTggacctggccaacgtggcaaaaccccatctctactagaaatacaaaaattagctgggcatggtggcacactttgggaggccaaggtaggtggatcacttgaggtcgggagttcaagaccagcttggccaacatggcaaaaccccatctctactaaaaatagaaaaattagttgaatgttgtggtgggtgcctataatcccagctactcggggaggctgaagcaggagaatcacttgagcctgggaggtggaggttgcagtgagctgagattgcaccactgcactccagcctgggcaacagagcaagaccctgtctccaaaaacaagcTTGAACTATGTTTTGACATTGAAAAATGTTCATATATTATAGGTAAAAAAGGTTTTGAACAATATAGATAATGACTTTTTCAGAGTGGTTATATGTGTACTTAGTTTGTCTTTGTCTACTGATTATTTTTGCGGAGGGATATTGGATGTTTTTGTGGGCAAGTAGAGAGTATTTACTTTTTATCTTACATAGTTCTGTGTTAAACACATTAGAACAGGAAAATGACACTTCATTACATagcaataaatagataaatttaaaTGATACTACAACATTTGTCAAAAACTGAGTTTTTGTGATTCTCATGCCATTCATTTGGTAATGACTAGcctatatgtttacatttttcttttatccatgTTATAAAttaacatgtaaatatataatccTAGTAAAGGtcagctaaaaataattttacaaattattgggttttttttttttttttgagacggagtctcgctctgtcgcctaggctggagtgcagtggccggatctcagctcactgcaagctccgcctcccaggttcacgccattctcctgcttcagcctcccgagtagctgggactacagacgcccgccacctcacccggctagttttttgtatttttttagtaaagacggggtttcaccgtgttagccgggatggtctcgatctcctgacctcgtgatccacccgtctcggcctcccaaagtggtgggaatacaggcttgtgccaccgcgcccggcaaattattgggttttaaaagaaaaacggTAGCTAGTAAAAGGTATAAACGGGTCTTAAATTTGTTCAGATCATTTGTTTACTATGGTCAACTGCAGTATTCCTTTTAGTGGGCCAGTAAAAGGAGTTACCTTTGCATAATATTTAACTATGTCTACCAGAAAGATTTAATAAAACAGTGGTTTCATACCCTGTTTCAGTATGGTTTTTAACAAATCAGATTATTGCCTTTCAGGTTTCTCAGGACCATGAAACAATGGCCCAAGTTTTGTTCAGCAGGAATATGAGATTGAATGTAGCTTTAACTTTCTGGAGAAAGAGAAGTATAAGTGAACTTGTAGCTTATTTGTTGAGGTAAGTGTGACGTTTTATCCTCTTTGTTCAatcactttttttctgagacaaggtcttgcgttgtcatccaggttggagtgcagtggcacaatcatggctcactgcagcctcaacctgctgggctcaagcacccctcccacctcagcctcccgagtagctgagtacaggcacacatcagcacacctggctaatttaaaaaaaaaaaaatttggaagacGTGAGgtatcatgtttcccaggctggtctcaaactcctgagctcaggtgaacCTTCTTCATTATTCTAAACTGCCTGTATGTAGCTTCAGTAGAGACAGTATGGCTTACGTTACATTCATCACCCATCTAAGAGTAACCAAAATACAGAATACAGTGTTTTATCAGATTGAACAAACCTGTTACCTTTTCTGACTGCCATTCTTACCTGTAAAACTAAGAGATAACAATATGGGAAAACTAACCTTCTAAAAATCCcttttgaggccaggtgtggcagttcttgcctgtaatcccagcatttggggaggctgaggtgagagagtcacttgagcccaggagtgagagactgagcaacatagcaaaactccatctctacaaaaaataaaaataattagtcaGGCACAGTGATGCATGCTTGTGGTCGCAGGTacttgggaggatcgcttgaacccaggagttgtagtgagctgtgattatgcaactacattccagcctgggcaacagaatgagaccccgtttcttgaaaaaaaatttcttaataaaaataaaaagtaaacatccCTTTTGAGTGGGAATTTGAAGCATTACTTTCCTCATTGTATTCAAGTCTCTCAAATGTTACCTTAGGGAAGCCTTCTTTGAccaccttattttaaaatacctattaCTGCACTCCCTATTTccctttcctgttttatttttctccatagcacttataTCAACTTGCTCTATATGTCTTATGTCTAGTTATTTGTTTATTACCTGTCTctgccccaccccccaacccccacactTGGTCACACACTGGAATACAACCCCTGTGTCttttttcattgctgtatccACAGACCTGACTCATTGTAGATACTGacattgttaaatgaatgaatttctcaAAAGCAGTGTGAATAATCATAATATGAAAGTAAATAAGGAAATCAGCTCTCTAAGGCAATGCTATTCTTTTTATACTCTCAGGATAGAAGATCTTGGCGTTGTGGTAGATTGCCTTCCTGTGCTCACCAATTggtaaaaacaatatttttcagaaaaaaagtaagattAAAGGAGGTCAAATTATGGCCCATCCATATTTTTATAACttggtatttattttagtttacaggaagaaaaacaatatatCTCACTTGGCTGCTGTGTAGACTTGTTGCCTCTAGTCAAGTCACTACTTAAAAGCAAATTTGAAGAGTAAGTGCTAATCTGAAtcttgattcatttttctttttcaacatccTTGATTTTGTgctttgtgagtacatagtagatTGGGCTCCATGAGACATACAAGGTTTCTGTTTTCAAGAAGCTAATAGTACAATTAGGAAAAGAGTATGAAATGACTAAAGGACAATTATAAAAGCATCTCTAaacaaattacataaaatatacttttgtggAATAGATCATGAAGgtaacaactttttaaaagggaagagaccaatgtgtgtatgtgttttttggGAAGGAAAGTATCATCTCTTATTAAAAGGATTCTTAGATGAAAACACTTGAATTTTGTAACAAAATGTCATTTCAGATATGTTATAGTTGGTTTAAACTGGCTTCAAGCAGTCATTAAAAGGTGGTGGTCAGAACTATCAtccaaaacagaaattataagtgATGGGTGAGTATACCTTTAAAGAtaaactcatgctgaaattttCTTCAGGAAAGCAGCTTGATTAAACCAGGTAATAACTTTATCCCATTTTCATCAGTGTGTGGTATTTATTCTCTTCATATTCAGAGAGATACTAACTTAAGAGACTGTTCATTTGTGAAAACCACACCTGGAAATTGAATTCCAGAGCCTACTAACCCCCTGTATCTCTTCTTCTGGCACAACCCTACCcttcattttagaagaaaaacacaatagCGGTTTAATCCTCCTATTCGTTATATGAGTAAGGGACGGAAAAGAGATGCCCATAGTTGAATAAGGAATGGAGGCACCCTGCAGGGTCCTTTAGCGTAGACATTAACCTGAAAGTCTGATGTCGATGTTTATAGTTCTAAAAACTACATTATTACTGCCTTGATGTGAAAATTGTGGGTATTCTACTAGAGTATAGCCAGATTATCATGAAACCACAGAAAAATATCTCCCAACAGTTTCCTTAAAGTCCataattttgggccaggcacggtggctggtgcctgtctgtaatcccagcactttgggaggccaaggcaggcaaatcacttgagctcacaagtttgagacaggctgggcaacatgatgaaaccccgtctctacaaaaaatacaagaattagccaggtagggcggtgtgcgcctgtagtcccagctactcaggctgaggcagttggatcgcttgagcccaggaggtggaggttgtagtgagccgagatgacaccactgcactccagcctgggcgatagagccagctctggtctcaaaaaaaaaaaaaaaaaaagtccacaattTCTTTTATAGGCTCTCAAAATTTTCTTCTTCACACCCAAGCAATGTCCAAATGTTCCAAATGCCTGGTCATTTTCTTACCTGCTTTGAcaactaaatattttctttcttttttttaatcaaaatcaaGTAcgaaattttattaattttggaattgacaaaacatcttttcttttttccaagaaTTAATTAAATTGGAAGTGTATGGGGGTATTATGTGAATAAACCTTTAATTTTCATGACTGATGTGTGTTATTCTAaaagttatttgacttttttttaaatttctctccaCGTTCCCgaatgttttatttcaaatagcATCATTTTCTCCTGATAAATACCTGAAAAATTTTAGGATGGTTTTTATTATGCATATTTATGATGAAAGTTTATATCTTAATatatttgctttctcatttttcttcctttttttgttttagaaatataaaaattttaaaacaacaattaaaTGGATTATGGGAACAGGAAAACCATCTTACTTTGGTTCCAGGATATACTGGTAATATAGCTAAGGTAATCTATATTTAAgcttataaattaaacattaaaaattagaaataatattttacatttattaatgaaTTTTTCAAGTCTCTAGGCAGAATAATTTGGTACTGTTCTGATGTCTAAAGTCAATTTCATATTTGCAAATGCTTCAGGTCCTCTGGGTGTAACTGTGACCTTGGCAGCAAGCACAGGAATTGGCCATTGAACATGTTTCATGTACAGCCCCTGAAATGCTATGctagaggatttttttttgttttgagacggagtcttgctctgtcgcccaggctggagtgcagtggccggatctcagctcactgcaagcttcgtctcccgggtttacgccattctcctgcctcagcctcccgagtagccaggactacaggcgcccgccacctcgcccagctagtttctttttgtattttttagtagagacggggtttcaccatgttagccaggatagtctcgatctcctgacctcgtgatccgctcgtctcagcctccctaagtgctgggattacaggcttgagccactgtgcccggccatgctAGAGGATATTTACAGAGGGTTTtaatcagagaaaaatatttgaagaaattttgaGAATCCAGTAAGGAAAGCATCAGAAAACAAGATGAGGAACTCAGGAAACAAGGGACAAGGAACACAATTAAATGGTTTTGGagattaatttttacttttcctaATGTTACGCTTTTTGAGAAGGTAAACTATTTAAATCACAGTGAATTTGACTTTGGTCTTTATTGATTTATCTCTTAAAGGAAATAGTAAAAATTGCTagtttgaattttaatatttaaactcCAGAAAACATTGGTAGttaggccgagcacagtggtttatgcctgaaattccagcactttggtaggccaaggcaagcagatcacctgtggtcaggagtttgagaccagcctggttggtgaaaccctgtttctactaaaaatataaaaaattagctgggtgtgatggcgtatggctataatcccagctactcgggaggctgaggcaggagaatcgcttgaacccgggaggtggaggttgtggtgagccgagattgcgagccattgtactccagtttgggcaacagagtgaaactccgtctgaaaaaaaaagaaaaaacattggtagttaaaaaataattgaagaaaaaattgTAATTCAGAAATACTTTTACTCTATTACTGGGCATACTGCTATCATAAATGGGCATTAGTCAGGAATATAAAAAGCATTCtttggttttaaatatatatgtatttcctatatatatatatttatttatatatttagaaatgtatatatatttctaaataagagGATTTATGTCATGGACCTAGTTACAAAATTTCTCTCGTAGACAAAACAACTACTTAGAATTcaggggaaaaataaatacaatgctaAGGGAAACAGAGGCTTGGGCAAACCCAGGTATCCTTGAGGGATAATCTGGTTTCTACTCCAAGATCATGAGTTCACATCTTACAAGAGACAGATGCTTTCAGGGAATGAATCTAGCTGAGGGAAGAAAAGCAAATGGGAGTGATACCAACAGTGACCAACCAGAAGCTTATCTCCGTCAAAGTGACAGCCACAAAGGAACTCTGGCCATTGCTATGGAAGACCATGgcccccctgccaaaaaaaaaaagggtctcaGATACCTtcaaaaatagaagcaaaatgATATATCAACCAAGTTTGTTACCACCGTGTGGGATTTTACTCTATAGaactgtttttttggtttttgttttttctgagatggagtcttgctctgccgcccaggctggagtgcagtggcatgatctcggctcactgcaagctccgcctcctggattcacaccattctcctgcctcagcctcccgagtagctgggactacaggcatccaccaccacgcccggctaattttttgtatttttggtagagacggggtttcaccgtgttagccaagatggtctctatctcttgacctcataatctgcccacctcagcctcccaaagcgctggaattacaggcgtgagccacggagcCTGGCCTATAGAATTCTTATTGATGAAAATCTTATAAACAAATCAATTTCCtaggagttttttgttgttgttttaggtTTTTAGAGCATACATGACCAGTATTACTTTACTCTAAAGGGGTGTTGCATTCTGTATAGAACTAAAAAATGATTGTTCCTTATGACTGAAATTTGCTTTCaatcagaatcttttttttttttttttttttttttttttgaaacagagtcttgctctgtcacccaggctggagtgcattgtcaaaagctcggctcactgcaacctccgcctcctgggttcaagtgattctcctgcctcagcctctcgagtagctgggattacacacatgcctgcctaatttttgtatttttagtagagataggatttcaccacgttggccaagctgatttcgaactcctgacctcaagtgacccacccacctccacctcccaaagtaatgggattacaggcgggaaccaccacacttggccacaGTCAGTTTTTTACAAAGGGAGAAGCTTTATTGTGAATATGACTTTAAGGTACCGTTTATTATTGAGGACAATATTGAGTGATTAAAAGTTCAATGTGAAGTTTCTTAAGTTATGATGAGACTTTATTACAAAATTAAACCATcaaattaatttgtaattttttgagtATAGAAGTTGAAAGAAgagggccgggcgaggtggctcatgcctgtaattccagcactttgggaggccaaggcaggcagatcatgaggtcaggagatcgagaccatcctggccaacatggtgaaaccccatctctactaaaatacaaaaaattagccggttgtggtggtgcatgcctgtagtcccagctacttgggaggctgaggcaggagaatcacttgaaccctggaggtggagattacagagagctgagatcacaccactgcactccagcctgatgacagagcaagattctgtctcaaaaaaaaaaagaaattggaagaaGAGGCTGTTGTCAAGCTGAGTTCAAGTGAATATAGCACTGATAGTAAACAGCACTGATAGAATTTCTGTGAATGTTAGCTATGAAAGCAGAGTTGTTTGAGCATAGGAACTAACACATTCATTTAgcacttagcaaatatttattgagcacatactatgtgccaggccctgtgctgaacAACTGCAGATAAAAGCACTGAACAAGACACATCTTTTACCCTCAAAAGGCCACGAAAGGAAACTAAGGCAAATTaagcaacaagaaaagaaaagaaaatggtttttgtgtgtatttgcTGTACTGTCtaatgaaatgtttttgttttatcttctaaGGATGTAGATGCTTATTTATTACAGTTACATTGAGAGATTTCATCTACTAAAGAGCATTTGGTTTTTCAAAACATCCCTGAACTgtgtaattacaaaaaaaaagtctcGTCTGAGAACTGTGAACTGTGGAAGaaatcaaaactattttttcttttaaaaagccacaTAATGAAACCACTAATGAAATCCCAACAGTCTACTTCACATTGAAGTGGAAAAATATCCAAAAGGAACAGCTTCAATTTCATTGAGGTGAAAGTGCACTATGAAGATTTATTCACCTTTGCTGCATTTGGGAGTTATATGGTTATTTGGTAACATTAAGAACTACTGGATTTTAATGCAATCctgcataaaaatataatttatactatGTGAAAAAGTAAGACAGGACTTATTACTAGGAACCACCAAGACCAATCATCATTAACTTTTTTAAGattgtgttttattaaaaaaaaacaaaacacttaaatGTGTGCAGCTATTTTCTTATGTTGCAAAGACTGAaagtttaaaacatgaaaaaatcaatattaaacattttttgttcaCACTGAGATACTGTGTATGTAAAATGCCTTAATTATTAATAAGCCAATATGTTATGATACcaatatctgttttaaaaaactaaaaccaacCATGCTTCTGGCATGATAAAATCATGGAATTAAATCAGGGGCTTACATTCTTGTAGAATGTTCTTGAAACACTCTCTGcaccatttttaaaacttgagaatAGTTTTAGTATCTCTGATATTTTTTGCCAGAATCATCATgtcatgtatgtatgtgttatCCCTATCTAAGGAAAAAGGTGAATATGTTTTTGTATGAATGTTTAACTGGAAGTGTCCATGGACTTGGctaatttatatttactttttattgtacatagatttctaatatttttcattcCTGTGTCATTTAAACTTCCTTCATTTGAGTAAATTgactaaatatttctattttttgcttttttaaattctgattttgtatgaattctaattctttttcactacatatgtttttttaaagagttacATACAGTGATTTAGAGTGGTTTACAGTTAATGCTGACCTTGTATTTTAAATTCCAACACTTTGTGTCACTACCTCCTCTAATGGTTAATATGATATGCCAGCAGACTGTATgaggtctttttttaaaataccatttttagTGTCAGTGAACCAAATTCTAGAATGTCTTAGCAGCTCTAAATCTTACTTGTCTTGAAGATGATTGGGGTTTAATACCACTGCTGGTGGTTCACACTTCATCCCATCCTTAATATGCCTGACATCCATCTGAGCAAAGGTTTTTAGTAATTGAATTTCTCTGCAGTAGTCCTTCAAGCACTTGAATGTAAACCTTTAGCATTTACCCGTTTAATGACTACTGATATGAATCACAAGCGAATTTCTTGCTTTAAAAAGTTATGTTTCACTGAGTTCTGGTTTTGTGTAGCTATAGTTTATATAGCTAGATATTCCTCACAGTGAACATGAATTGTAATAATTATTTCCTTAAGTCTTTAGATTAGAATAATTTCAGATTATTGCACTTCTGTGATTTGAGAAGGTGAGTTATTTAAGAGGCCAGTTTTCAGGACATGGGAATTTGAATTGTAAACCTGTTATCTCTGTGTAACTTTAACATGATAAAATATAACCTTTCTTTGTGCTTATTCCTGTAGTGATCACTGTCTTATATAACAGTTTGAACCAGTTAACTTGGTTGGAGTATGGTGCTACAGAGGCTGTGGACAGGAGTTTGATGCTTTTGTAGGTTCATTAACTTTACATAcacacagaatatttttatagctattgaTTTCACCTTCCCTCAGGTATCCATCTCACAAATTCAGGAAGACCTTATGTATAGCTTAGCATAAACCTTTCATCTCAAATGGAAACATTACTCAAATAATGGGTATATGTGATACTGTAGACTTTTAatctaacatttaaaata encodes:
- the KATNBL1 gene encoding KATNB1-like protein 1 isoform X1, with protein sequence MASETHNVKKRNFCDKIEDHFVDLPRKKISNFTNKNMKEVKKSPKQLAAYINRTVGQTLKSPDKLRKVIYRRKKVHHPFPNPCYRKKQSPGSGGCDMANKENELACAGHLPEKLHHDSRTYLVNSSDSGSSQTESPSSKYSGFFSEVSQDHETMAQVLFSRNMRLNVALTFWRKRSISELVAYLLRIEDLGVVVDCLPVLTNCLQEEKQYISLGCCVDLLPLVKSLLKSKFEEYVIVGLNWLQAVIKRWWSELSSKTEIISDGNIKILKQQLNGLWEQENHLTLVPGYTGNIAKDVDAYLLQLH